Proteins encoded within one genomic window of Granulicella pectinivorans:
- a CDS encoding LysR family transcriptional regulator — MELKNLAAFVAVVEKKSFIQAATQLHRSQPAITAQIQRLEEELGVVLLDRHHQGVRMTPAGEAFLPGARATLFAAEEAARAAKLVTSQQVERLRLGFPRSVSREIIPKIVTEFHKLHPNVKLELTPFGTSTVIIELQREAIDLGFVRLPMKAKGIDIVPAHREPLLVCLPRDHHLAAAEEVSIADLRGERFVMYGRKWAPGFYDILLDRCLQAGFSPLVSSEIDEMYVAPALVAAGDGIAILPSMVIQSSTQNVILKPLIPRDLFSEIGIATRSRDRSPMIRSAVSISKAVCKQLST; from the coding sequence ATGGAGCTCAAAAATCTCGCTGCATTTGTCGCGGTGGTCGAGAAGAAGAGCTTTATCCAGGCCGCCACGCAGCTCCATCGATCGCAGCCGGCCATCACCGCGCAGATCCAGCGGCTCGAAGAAGAACTCGGTGTCGTCTTGCTGGATCGTCATCACCAGGGGGTGCGGATGACGCCTGCCGGTGAAGCCTTCCTGCCCGGTGCCCGCGCCACACTGTTCGCTGCCGAAGAGGCAGCGCGCGCGGCGAAGCTCGTCACGAGCCAGCAGGTCGAACGCCTTCGACTTGGCTTTCCGCGCTCCGTCTCGCGCGAGATCATCCCTAAGATCGTCACCGAGTTCCACAAGCTCCACCCCAACGTCAAGCTGGAGCTCACGCCCTTCGGCACCAGCACCGTCATCATCGAGTTGCAGCGGGAGGCGATCGACCTTGGCTTCGTCCGACTTCCCATGAAAGCGAAGGGGATCGACATCGTCCCCGCCCACCGCGAGCCCCTGCTCGTCTGTCTACCCCGCGATCATCATCTCGCTGCGGCGGAGGAGGTAAGTATCGCTGACCTCCGCGGGGAGCGGTTCGTGATGTACGGGCGCAAGTGGGCTCCAGGCTTCTACGATATTCTCCTCGATCGATGTCTTCAGGCGGGCTTCTCCCCCCTGGTCTCCAGTGAGATCGACGAGATGTACGTCGCGCCCGCCCTGGTCGCGGCCGGAGACGGCATCGCCATCCTCCCCAGCATGGTCATCCAATCCTCCACCCAGAATGTCATCCTGAAGCCCCTCATTCCCAGAGACCTTTTTTCGGAGATCGGCATCGCCACGCGGTCCCGCGATCGTTCCCCCATGATCCGCTCCGCCGTTTCAATCTCGAAGGCGGTTTGTAAGCAGTTGTCCACCTAG
- a CDS encoding nucleoside hydrolase has protein sequence MTRSTLQKFSLVTSTVVASCLSMGGLQAQIQTPAAAPRLVIADQDTSGPGGSDMASLLVLLQSPQVHVLGVTVVTGDMWRDEEVAHALRLLETVGRTDVKVYPGAAFPLVRTQEWTRLNADLNGKVTWMGAWRESRHVAWDEVPPLDEGAPVTHAAEEDAAHFMVRMVHEYPHQVTIYACGPLTNVALAQRLDPHFAELAKELLVMGGSLSPKTEAREWYNLPRHEFNFWFDPEAASIVLNAPWPKITVTTVDASIQTKLSGVLEALKGATSPAAQYLVRYAKHTGTSDFAWDELAAAAWLDPAIILHERQVYMDVNLVRGPGYGDTLTWSDYDKPVLSHRLVHAQMDVDAPKLEVDLKNLLMAPAPNAKSPRALPVK, from the coding sequence ATGACCCGGTCCACGTTGCAGAAGTTCTCCCTCGTTACATCCACGGTCGTCGCCTCGTGCCTGAGCATGGGAGGCCTTCAGGCTCAGATTCAGACCCCAGCTGCAGCGCCGCGGCTGGTGATTGCGGACCAGGATACCTCCGGCCCAGGCGGGTCGGACATGGCGTCACTGCTTGTGCTGCTGCAGTCCCCCCAGGTGCACGTGCTCGGCGTTACAGTCGTGACCGGCGACATGTGGCGCGATGAGGAGGTGGCTCACGCGTTGCGTCTGCTGGAAACCGTTGGCCGCACCGACGTCAAGGTATATCCGGGCGCGGCGTTTCCGCTGGTTCGGACCCAGGAGTGGACGCGCCTGAACGCAGACCTGAACGGTAAGGTCACCTGGATGGGGGCATGGCGTGAGTCGCGGCATGTCGCCTGGGATGAGGTTCCACCGCTTGACGAAGGCGCGCCCGTTACTCACGCAGCCGAAGAAGACGCGGCCCACTTCATGGTGCGCATGGTCCATGAGTATCCGCACCAGGTGACCATCTACGCCTGCGGCCCTTTGACCAACGTAGCCCTCGCGCAAAGACTGGATCCCCACTTCGCCGAGCTGGCGAAGGAACTGCTCGTCATGGGCGGCAGCCTGTCCCCCAAGACCGAGGCTCGCGAATGGTACAACCTGCCCCGCCACGAATTCAATTTCTGGTTCGATCCGGAGGCCGCGAGCATCGTGCTCAACGCGCCCTGGCCGAAGATCACGGTCACGACTGTAGACGCTTCTATCCAAACGAAGCTTTCAGGCGTTCTAGAAGCCCTCAAGGGTGCCACCAGTCCGGCGGCGCAGTATCTGGTCCGCTACGCGAAGCACACGGGAACCTCTGACTTTGCCTGGGACGAACTTGCTGCGGCCGCCTGGCTTGACCCCGCCATCATTTTGCATGAGCGTCAGGTCTATATGGACGTCAACCTCGTGCGTGGCCCCGGATACGGCGATACGCTCACCTGGTCCGATTACGACAAGCCCGTCCTGTCACACCGTTTGGTCCATGCGCAGATGGACGTCGATGCTCCGAAGCTGGAAGTCGACCTAAAGAATCTGCTGATGGCTCCTGCCCCTAACGCGAAGAGTCCACGTGCTTTACCGGTAAAGTAG
- a CDS encoding TonB-dependent receptor, with translation MKRLFAVLSLCLCFAVLTRMGYAQSVGAVSGHVTDSTGAIVPGATVTIVNQNTNATRVVQADKSGFFAFELLPIGSYTVHTEGLGFQPSELTSIGLEGQQRVAVEVKLQPAGVSSVVDVRADPTTVQRSDATLGQTIHAQEVADLPLNGRNFAQLALLTPGTTRGEQTTDFLNQGTSSEVSFRGSVSLSVQGMAENTNDWRLDGVDDNELTGGGVAYLPQIDAIQEFNVLTFNYSAQYGSRGGSTVLVSTKSGTNDFHGSAFEFFRNDYLDARNYFDPIKKGKYRQNEFGGAIGGPIFKDKTFFFADYQGNRVRQAAPIQSVVPTDAQRLQHIFTNPIFNPVPSLAAANASSRTSYYSSSSGAYVIPASQISSVGQAILNLYPSALPAGSPGLSTGFNYTSSPTRSLNDDEFDVRIDHQLTEKDRVFARFSWDNASQFNPSGLPGFGSKSSYTSTTNFRTRARNIALSETHIFTPRILNQFAVGFNRDFNTIHALGYGTTAASDIGITGANLGDIATSGMTLISVTGFNPIGDRLFSPYQGGTNVYHFSDSLSVVKGKHTMVFGFDFRPMQNNGLGETYFHGQMAFTKNFTAYSPTTTFAATITDPASGITGANGSPIASLLLGYPNGGNRQNQLNSTIIGRRWKEYRGYAQDNWAITPSFTLNLGLAYGVTTPLSEARSRIANFDVTTGTFFVAGSQASAYAGTIASDKYAGIHTDYSNIEPRFGFSLSPFGPSRNTVLRGGYAIFHDTAHLGQSAGIHQNPPYTNTYTFTTNDINPARVLIAGSAINGFPDNSQPRNPTTYTGSLVAQDRNFKQGLVQQYNVNLQQGTAKGTIFTVAYAGTHASRIFNNVGSFNGAAPGAGNNTASRRPFTTLNTISDITSNGWLVYNSLQAKVEQRIKGLYLLGSYTYAQALTNGVSEAVTTLPGSTYFPLTLGANPASTFYHGSPVLVSTPGNAAGKLITADADRGLSSLHLRNNFTASAIYALPFGKGQMFLGHVNKLTDEVIGGWQINSIVTTHSGFPLAFTQVTNTSGSGVTNRPDLVSGCDLYAGGRTVTKWFNTSCFANPTATQLGNAPRTVGYGPQRTNVDMSLYKKFSTFESQNLEFRAEFFNILNHSQFGLPDQGFGNATFGTISTTVHENRQVQFAMKYLF, from the coding sequence ATGAAGCGTCTTTTTGCCGTTCTGTCTCTCTGTCTGTGCTTCGCCGTCCTCACGCGCATGGGATATGCACAATCGGTCGGTGCGGTCTCCGGCCATGTGACCGACTCCACAGGCGCAATCGTACCGGGAGCCACGGTGACGATCGTGAATCAGAACACGAATGCGACCCGCGTCGTCCAGGCTGACAAGAGCGGCTTCTTCGCGTTTGAGCTTCTGCCAATCGGAAGCTATACCGTGCATACGGAGGGCTTGGGCTTTCAGCCGTCGGAGTTGACCTCCATCGGTCTCGAAGGACAGCAGCGAGTGGCTGTCGAAGTCAAGCTGCAGCCCGCAGGCGTCTCTTCGGTGGTCGATGTGCGAGCCGACCCAACGACGGTGCAGCGCAGCGATGCAACGCTTGGCCAGACTATTCACGCGCAGGAGGTGGCCGACCTTCCGTTGAATGGCCGTAATTTCGCGCAACTTGCTCTCCTCACTCCAGGCACCACACGTGGCGAGCAGACGACCGACTTCCTCAATCAGGGCACCTCGTCCGAGGTCTCCTTCCGCGGCTCCGTCTCACTCTCCGTGCAGGGCATGGCGGAGAACACGAATGACTGGCGTCTTGACGGAGTTGACGACAACGAACTCACCGGCGGTGGCGTCGCTTACCTTCCGCAGATCGATGCCATCCAGGAGTTCAACGTCCTCACCTTCAACTACTCCGCGCAGTACGGTTCGCGTGGCGGCTCCACCGTGCTTGTCTCGACCAAGAGCGGCACCAATGACTTCCACGGCTCAGCCTTTGAGTTCTTCCGTAACGACTACCTCGACGCCCGCAACTATTTCGACCCCATCAAGAAGGGCAAGTATCGCCAAAACGAGTTCGGCGGTGCCATTGGCGGCCCTATCTTCAAGGACAAAACCTTCTTCTTCGCCGACTATCAAGGCAACCGCGTTCGCCAGGCCGCGCCTATCCAGAGCGTCGTCCCCACAGACGCGCAGCGCCTCCAGCACATCTTCACGAACCCCATCTTTAATCCTGTCCCGTCGCTTGCCGCGGCAAATGCCTCCAGCCGCACCAGCTATTACAGCTCTTCCTCCGGAGCCTACGTGATCCCCGCTTCGCAGATCAGCTCCGTTGGACAGGCCATTCTCAACCTCTATCCTTCGGCTCTGCCCGCTGGATCGCCGGGCCTCTCCACCGGCTTCAACTACACCTCGAGCCCCACCCGCTCGCTGAACGACGATGAGTTCGACGTGCGCATCGATCATCAATTGACCGAGAAAGACCGGGTCTTTGCCCGCTTTTCATGGGACAATGCCTCGCAGTTCAATCCCTCCGGTCTTCCCGGCTTCGGATCGAAGAGCAGCTACACCTCCACCACCAACTTCCGCACTCGCGCCCGCAACATTGCGCTGTCGGAGACCCACATCTTTACGCCCCGCATCCTCAACCAGTTTGCCGTGGGCTTCAATCGTGACTTCAACACCATCCACGCCCTCGGCTACGGCACGACCGCTGCGTCGGACATCGGCATCACGGGCGCGAACCTCGGCGACATCGCCACCTCCGGCATGACACTGATTTCGGTCACTGGTTTCAACCCCATCGGCGACCGCCTCTTCTCGCCCTACCAGGGCGGCACTAATGTCTATCACTTCTCCGACTCGCTTTCCGTCGTCAAGGGCAAGCACACCATGGTCTTCGGCTTCGACTTCCGGCCCATGCAGAACAACGGACTCGGCGAGACCTATTTCCACGGACAGATGGCGTTCACCAAGAACTTCACTGCCTACTCTCCCACCACCACCTTCGCCGCCACCATCACGGATCCTGCCAGCGGCATCACCGGAGCCAACGGTTCGCCCATAGCTAGCCTCCTGCTGGGCTACCCCAACGGCGGCAACCGCCAGAACCAGCTCAACAGCACCATCATCGGCAGGCGCTGGAAGGAGTATCGCGGTTACGCGCAGGATAACTGGGCCATTACGCCCAGCTTCACCCTGAACCTTGGTCTTGCCTACGGCGTCACCACCCCGCTGTCTGAGGCTCGCTCCCGCATCGCCAACTTCGACGTGACCACTGGCACCTTCTTCGTCGCAGGTTCCCAGGCCTCGGCCTACGCGGGCACCATCGCCAGCGACAAGTACGCCGGCATCCATACCGACTACTCCAATATCGAGCCACGCTTCGGCTTCTCCCTCTCGCCCTTCGGGCCATCGCGCAACACCGTCCTGCGTGGCGGCTACGCCATCTTCCACGACACCGCGCATCTTGGCCAGTCGGCCGGCATCCACCAGAACCCGCCCTACACCAACACCTATACCTTCACCACCAACGACATCAACCCGGCCCGTGTGCTCATTGCGGGCTCTGCCATCAATGGATTCCCGGACAACAGCCAGCCGCGCAACCCCACCACCTACACCGGCTCGCTCGTCGCGCAGGACCGCAACTTCAAGCAGGGTCTTGTGCAGCAGTACAACGTGAACCTGCAGCAGGGAACAGCGAAGGGAACGATCTTCACCGTCGCCTACGCTGGCACGCACGCTTCGCGCATCTTCAACAATGTCGGTAGCTTCAACGGAGCGGCGCCGGGAGCGGGCAACAATACCGCCTCGCGCCGCCCCTTCACCACGCTGAACACGATCTCCGACATCACCTCGAACGGATGGCTGGTCTATAACTCGTTGCAGGCCAAGGTTGAGCAGCGCATCAAGGGACTCTACCTGCTCGGCTCCTACACCTACGCGCAGGCGTTGACCAACGGCGTCTCCGAGGCCGTTACCACGCTCCCGGGCTCGACCTACTTCCCGCTCACGCTTGGTGCCAATCCGGCGTCAACCTTCTACCATGGCAGCCCTGTGCTGGTCTCGACTCCTGGCAACGCGGCCGGCAAGCTGATTACGGCGGACGCCGACCGCGGTCTCTCCTCGCTCCATCTCCGCAACAACTTCACCGCCAGCGCCATCTACGCTCTGCCCTTCGGCAAGGGACAGATGTTCCTGGGGCACGTCAACAAGCTGACGGACGAGGTTATTGGGGGGTGGCAGATCAACTCTATCGTCACGACGCACTCGGGCTTCCCGCTTGCGTTCACCCAGGTGACCAATACCTCCGGCTCCGGCGTCACCAATCGCCCTGACTTGGTTAGTGGCTGCGACCTCTACGCCGGTGGCCGTACTGTCACGAAGTGGTTCAACACCAGTTGTTTCGCCAACCCCACCGCGACGCAGCTTGGCAACGCGCCGCGCACCGTAGGCTATGGACCCCAGCGCACCAACGTCGATATGTCTCTCTATAAGAAGTTCTCGACCTTCGAGTCGCAGAACCTCGAGTTCCGCGCTGAATTCTTCAACATCCTCAACCACTCGCAGTTCGGTCTTCCGGACCAGGGCTTTGGCAATGCAACCTTCGGTACCATCTCGACGACGGTTCATGAAAATCGTCAGGTGCAGTTTGCCATGAAGTACCTGTTCTAG
- a CDS encoding adenine deaminase, which produces MAVHDWQRPLDEMVRARAVEAAQGKAPFDILLTGGQIVDVITGEIRAADIGIIGPMIASVHPSGSRHDAAVMHDLAGRFVTPGFIDTHVHLESSHLLPQHYASVVVPQGTTSVFWDPHELANVLGVEGVRFAVEASRNLPLRCFLQAPSSVPSAPAIEVSGASFDGEAMEQMLAWPEVLGVAEMMDMNGVLNATPRMTSIAHEARRSGKLLEGHARGLTGPRLQGYAAAGIGSDHEITSGEDLLEKLRAGLAIEIRGSHLYVIPDVVGQLIALPHLSSQLMFCTDDVPPDQLLATGGISDVLRRAIAAGLKPVDAIRMATFNAALHLGRHDLGAICPGRLADLLVLDDLASISVTDVFVSGIHAAHAGSMIDPIQAPAIAEPENSVHIAPLDVLDFRLPVRSVTHGEVTLRTIKGVRFSEWSEVRLQVVDGFAVLPPADGPNGDLNLLFLQHRHGLHAGGPQVGLQEGLPRLRGALATTYVHDAHNLLVIGGNPEDMQIAANALIACGGGIAVVQDGRVLAIAKFPFAGMLSSEPPAQVAKDFIALREAADQVVEWKPPYWVFKTLEGLSLACNPFPYLTDLGLADGLLGELVDMEVVAPIARS; this is translated from the coding sequence ATGGCTGTACACGATTGGCAGCGGCCTCTCGATGAGATGGTGAGGGCGCGTGCGGTCGAAGCGGCGCAGGGCAAGGCACCGTTCGATATTCTCCTGACCGGCGGACAGATCGTCGATGTCATCACCGGCGAGATCAGAGCTGCCGATATCGGCATCATCGGGCCCATGATTGCCAGCGTTCATCCCAGCGGTTCGCGTCACGATGCGGCTGTCATGCACGACCTTGCGGGTCGCTTCGTCACTCCGGGCTTCATCGACACCCACGTCCACCTTGAAAGCTCGCATCTGCTCCCGCAGCACTACGCCAGCGTCGTTGTTCCGCAGGGTACGACCAGCGTTTTTTGGGATCCGCACGAACTCGCCAATGTGCTGGGTGTCGAGGGCGTCCGCTTTGCCGTGGAAGCCAGCCGTAACCTGCCGCTGCGCTGCTTCCTGCAGGCTCCGTCTTCGGTGCCTTCCGCTCCGGCCATCGAGGTTTCGGGAGCCAGCTTCGACGGCGAAGCGATGGAGCAGATGCTGGCGTGGCCTGAGGTGCTCGGCGTCGCCGAGATGATGGACATGAACGGTGTGCTCAACGCCACACCGCGCATGACCTCCATCGCGCACGAAGCGCGTCGCTCGGGCAAACTGCTTGAAGGCCACGCGCGCGGTCTCACCGGACCCAGACTCCAGGGATATGCCGCCGCCGGCATCGGCTCCGACCATGAGATCACCTCGGGGGAGGACTTGCTTGAAAAGCTGCGAGCCGGCCTCGCGATCGAGATTCGAGGATCGCACCTGTACGTCATCCCGGATGTTGTTGGTCAACTGATCGCGCTTCCTCACCTCTCATCCCAGCTCATGTTCTGCACAGATGATGTGCCGCCTGACCAGTTGCTCGCTACCGGCGGAATCAGCGATGTGCTACGCCGCGCTATCGCCGCTGGCCTCAAACCCGTCGATGCCATCCGCATGGCTACCTTCAACGCGGCTCTGCATCTCGGTCGCCACGACCTGGGAGCCATCTGCCCCGGCCGTCTCGCCGACCTGCTCGTACTCGACGATCTGGCCTCCATCTCGGTGACCGATGTCTTCGTTTCAGGCATCCATGCCGCCCACGCCGGCAGCATGATCGACCCGATCCAGGCACCTGCGATCGCGGAGCCGGAGAACTCGGTGCATATCGCGCCGCTCGACGTCCTGGACTTCCGGCTGCCGGTGCGCAGCGTCACCCACGGAGAGGTGACCTTGCGAACCATCAAGGGCGTCCGCTTCTCCGAGTGGAGCGAGGTTCGGCTACAGGTGGTGGATGGCTTCGCGGTCCTTCCCCCGGCGGACGGTCCGAACGGCGACCTCAACCTGCTCTTCCTCCAGCACCGCCACGGCCTGCACGCGGGCGGCCCACAGGTCGGTCTGCAGGAGGGCCTGCCCCGGCTGCGTGGCGCGCTTGCGACCACCTATGTGCACGACGCGCACAACCTGCTGGTGATCGGGGGCAATCCGGAAGACATGCAGATCGCCGCGAATGCTCTCATCGCCTGCGGCGGCGGTATCGCGGTCGTGCAGGATGGACGCGTACTCGCGATTGCGAAGTTCCCCTTCGCCGGTATGCTGTCTTCCGAGCCACCCGCGCAGGTAGCGAAGGACTTTATCGCACTGCGCGAGGCCGCAGACCAGGTCGTGGAGTGGAAGCCGCCCTACTGGGTCTTCAAGACGCTGGAAGGGTTGTCGCTCGCCTGCAACCCGTTCCCCTACCTGACGGATCTTGGTTTGGCCGATGGACTTTTGGGCGAACTGGTCGACATGGAAGTCGTCGCGCCGATTGCGAGGTCTTGA
- a CDS encoding NCS2 family permease: MSREILAGMTTFSTMSYVLVVNPLVLSGTGMDRGALITATALIAAIFSIIMGLRTNYPLAMAPGMGVNAYVAVQVCQGMHIPWQAALGMVFYMGILFLLLSLTGLRQKIIEAFPVSFKKTIGAGIGLFIAFLGLRNAGIVVANPRSLVALGNVASPSVLLALGGVILAIVLVVRKVPAALILSILAVTIVGLFLPGVNGHAHITDWPQHLFSRPNSIMPVAFRLDLVYPWHHLAQSIPIILALLFTDLFSAMAVLFGVGARAQLTDADGNLPRLKQALSADAAAASGAALLGSTTAIIYLESAAGVEQGGRTGLVSMSVATCFLLALFITPIIAVIPALATTCALVMIGVFMMQGLAELDLKNIVVASTALVTLLLMTLTSVSDGLALGFIVNVVVLSAAGMRRSIKPIGWALVGLFILHYIAR, from the coding sequence ATGTCCCGAGAGATCCTCGCAGGAATGACCACATTCAGCACCATGTCGTATGTGCTGGTCGTGAATCCGCTCGTGCTCTCCGGTACCGGTATGGACCGCGGAGCCTTAATTACCGCTACCGCTCTAATCGCCGCGATCTTCTCGATCATAATGGGCCTGCGCACCAACTATCCGCTCGCAATGGCCCCGGGAATGGGAGTCAATGCGTACGTGGCGGTACAGGTCTGCCAGGGCATGCATATCCCGTGGCAGGCGGCGCTGGGCATGGTGTTTTATATGGGAATCCTCTTCCTGCTGCTTTCGCTCACAGGCTTGCGGCAGAAGATCATCGAGGCATTCCCGGTCAGCTTCAAGAAGACGATCGGGGCTGGGATCGGTCTCTTCATCGCGTTCCTGGGCCTTCGCAACGCCGGGATCGTAGTCGCCAACCCGCGCAGCCTCGTGGCCCTGGGCAACGTCGCGTCCCCCTCTGTTCTACTCGCTCTCGGTGGAGTGATTCTCGCGATTGTACTGGTCGTTCGCAAGGTGCCGGCCGCTCTCATCCTGTCGATCCTGGCGGTCACGATCGTGGGTCTGTTTTTGCCTGGGGTCAACGGGCACGCCCACATCACCGATTGGCCACAGCATCTATTCTCGCGACCAAACTCCATCATGCCGGTCGCCTTCAGGCTCGACCTTGTGTATCCCTGGCATCATCTCGCCCAGAGCATCCCAATCATTCTCGCGTTGTTGTTTACCGATCTGTTCTCTGCCATGGCTGTTCTCTTCGGAGTCGGAGCGCGAGCGCAACTAACCGATGCCGACGGCAATCTACCCAGGCTCAAGCAGGCACTCTCCGCCGATGCCGCGGCTGCATCGGGCGCGGCCCTGCTGGGTAGCACGACCGCAATCATCTATCTGGAGTCTGCCGCAGGCGTGGAACAGGGTGGGCGCACAGGATTGGTCAGCATGTCCGTCGCAACTTGTTTCCTGCTCGCGCTTTTCATCACGCCCATCATCGCGGTCATCCCAGCCCTCGCAACGACGTGCGCTCTGGTGATGATCGGCGTCTTCATGATGCAAGGTCTGGCTGAACTGGACCTGAAGAACATCGTGGTTGCCTCCACCGCGTTGGTCACTCTGCTCCTGATGACCCTCACGTCGGTCAGTGACGGTCTGGCACTGGGCTTTATTGTCAATGTCGTCGTACTCTCAGCGGCAGGGATGCGGCGCTCCATCAAGCCTATAGGCTGGGCACTCGTCGGCCTGTTTATCCTTCACTACATCGCTCGGTAG